The Streptomyces sp. NL15-2K genome contains a region encoding:
- the gap gene encoding type I glyceraldehyde-3-phosphate dehydrogenase, with protein MTIRVGINGFGRIGRNYFRALLEQGADIEIVAVNDLGDTATTAHLLKYDTILGRLKQEVSHTADTITVDGRTIKVLSERNPADIPWGELGVDIVIESTGIFTKKADAEKHITGGAKKVLISAPAKDEDITIVMGVNHDKYDAANHHVISNASCTTNCVAPMAKVLDENFGIVKGLMTTVHAYTNDQRILDFPHKDLRRARAAAENIIPTTTGAAKATALVLPQLKGKLDGIAMRVPVPTGSVTDLVVELGREVTKEEVNAAFQKAAEGELKGLLEYTEDAIVSSDIVNEPASCTFDSSLTMVQEGKNVKVIGWYDNEWGYSNRLVDLTVFVGNQL; from the coding sequence GTGACGATCCGCGTAGGCATCAACGGCTTTGGCCGCATCGGTCGTAACTACTTCCGCGCGCTGCTGGAGCAGGGTGCAGACATCGAGATCGTGGCTGTCAACGACCTGGGTGACACCGCGACCACCGCTCACCTGCTGAAGTACGACACCATTCTGGGCCGCCTCAAGCAGGAGGTCTCCCACACCGCCGACACGATCACCGTCGACGGCAGGACCATCAAGGTCCTGTCCGAGCGCAACCCCGCCGACATCCCGTGGGGCGAGCTGGGCGTCGACATCGTCATCGAGTCGACCGGCATCTTCACGAAGAAGGCCGACGCCGAGAAGCACATCACCGGCGGTGCCAAGAAGGTCCTCATCTCGGCTCCGGCCAAGGACGAGGACATCACCATCGTGATGGGCGTCAACCACGACAAGTACGACGCGGCGAACCACCACGTCATCTCCAACGCCTCCTGCACCACCAACTGTGTGGCGCCGATGGCCAAGGTCCTCGACGAGAACTTCGGCATCGTCAAGGGCCTGATGACGACGGTGCACGCGTACACGAACGACCAGCGCATCCTGGACTTCCCGCACAAGGACCTGCGCCGCGCCCGTGCCGCCGCCGAGAACATCATCCCGACCACCACCGGTGCCGCCAAGGCCACCGCCCTGGTCCTGCCGCAGCTCAAGGGCAAGCTGGACGGCATCGCGATGCGCGTCCCGGTCCCGACCGGCTCGGTCACCGACCTGGTCGTCGAGCTCGGCCGCGAGGTCACCAAGGAAGAGGTCAACGCCGCCTTCCAGAAGGCCGCCGAGGGCGAGCTCAAGGGCCTTCTCGAGTACACCGAGGACGCGATCGTCTCCTCCGACATCGTCAACGAGCCGGCGTCCTGCACCTTCGACTCCTCCCTGACCATGGTCCAGGAGGGCAAGAACGTGAAGGTCATCGGCTGGTACGACAACGAGTGGGGCTACTCC
- a CDS encoding M14 family metallopeptidase has product MRRKARPILAVGALLLGGAGIAPIAQAAQGPGSPDPNEVKVFRAEVTQKQVPLLLAAGQDGHELGEQVPEKGKATVEVYLTDQQAEKLEDKGVDLREHKLSAKAGNRVKDAAEGVFRPYSGSGGLKEEILKTSQEHPDLTKVVSIGKTVGGQDILALKMTKGAKKSKDGSKPSVLYLSNQHAREWITPEMTRRLMHHYLDNYKTDKRVKKVVDSTELWFVLTANPDGYDYTFQDPDNRLWRKNLRDNNGDGAITTGDGVDLNRNFSYKWGYDDEGSSPNPTSQTYRGAAPGSEPETKALDAFEKRIGFTYGINYHSAAELLLYGVGWQVATPTPDDVLYEALAGTPENSAIPGYHPQVSSELYTTNGEADGHAANVNGMAMFTPEMSTCETASNVDPNDAWKPEDCQSIFTFPDDETLIQQEFAKNVPFALSLAESAARPDRPKSAVGLSAADFTPAAFSTSYSRGADQEVSVVVRKSVRDKELKYRVNGGRTQDRALKAWKGGETYGGEDNLYFDEYRAEVEDGDPGDKVEVWFTGETKSGKPVSSEHFTYTVAERPRADTLVVAEEGAAATQAQTYVDALKANGRKALVWDVATQGAPDALGVLGHFKTVVHYTGANVPGIATQLQLRAHLNEGGKLIEAGEQAGGNVDLGGGTLSNDFGQYYLGAYTRASTPGATGFTGSGRLGGFTGALTGATGNPLDRAGTYGVTSDELPVDKFPQFASAGAGQFAGTGNPYGPHAGASMAAAVHTDDAYKRLTRTVDLTGVTAADKPTLRTQLLWDTEPGYDNVLVEAHTTGADDWTTLPEAGGATRTTVPEDCSGGYYVGEHPWLEHYLTVGAGGCTATGTTGSWNALTGASGGWRQVNFDLSAYAGKSVEVSISYVSDPGSGGRGVLADDASLVVGGTATETEGFETSLGAWKVAGPPAGSPAVLKDWARTGALFQTYGAVTTDDTVLLGFGLEHVASAADRTALLKKALTALKG; this is encoded by the coding sequence ATGAGACGAAAAGCGAGACCGATCCTCGCTGTTGGCGCACTCCTGCTGGGCGGTGCGGGAATCGCACCCATCGCCCAGGCAGCGCAAGGCCCCGGTTCTCCCGATCCGAACGAGGTCAAGGTCTTCCGGGCCGAGGTCACCCAGAAGCAGGTACCCCTGTTGCTGGCGGCCGGCCAGGACGGCCACGAATTAGGTGAGCAGGTGCCCGAGAAGGGCAAGGCCACCGTCGAGGTCTACCTCACCGACCAGCAGGCCGAGAAGCTCGAGGACAAGGGCGTCGACCTTCGAGAGCACAAGCTGTCCGCCAAGGCCGGGAACCGCGTCAAGGACGCCGCCGAGGGCGTGTTCCGGCCGTACAGCGGAAGCGGCGGTCTCAAAGAGGAGATCCTCAAGACCAGCCAGGAGCACCCCGACCTCACCAAGGTCGTCTCCATCGGCAAGACGGTGGGCGGCCAGGACATCCTGGCCCTCAAGATGACCAAGGGTGCCAAGAAGTCCAAGGACGGCTCCAAGCCCTCCGTCCTCTACCTGTCCAATCAGCACGCGCGCGAGTGGATCACGCCGGAGATGACCCGCCGGCTGATGCACCACTACCTGGACAACTACAAGACGGACAAGCGCGTCAAGAAGGTCGTCGACTCCACCGAGCTGTGGTTCGTGCTGACGGCCAACCCCGACGGCTACGACTACACCTTCCAGGACCCCGACAACCGTCTGTGGCGCAAGAACCTGCGGGACAACAACGGCGACGGCGCCATCACCACCGGCGACGGCGTCGACCTCAACCGCAACTTCTCCTACAAGTGGGGCTACGACGACGAGGGTTCGTCCCCCAACCCCACCAGCCAGACCTACCGCGGTGCGGCCCCCGGCTCCGAGCCCGAGACCAAGGCCCTCGACGCCTTCGAGAAGCGGATCGGCTTCACGTACGGCATCAACTACCACTCCGCCGCCGAACTCCTCCTCTACGGGGTCGGCTGGCAGGTCGCCACGCCCACCCCGGACGACGTGCTCTACGAGGCGCTCGCCGGTACGCCGGAGAACTCCGCGATCCCCGGTTACCACCCGCAGGTCTCCTCGGAGCTCTACACCACCAACGGCGAGGCCGACGGCCACGCGGCGAACGTCAACGGCATGGCGATGTTCACCCCCGAGATGTCGACGTGCGAAACCGCCTCGAACGTCGACCCGAACGACGCCTGGAAGCCGGAGGACTGCCAGTCGATCTTCACCTTCCCGGACGACGAGACGCTGATCCAGCAGGAGTTCGCCAAGAACGTCCCGTTCGCGCTCTCCCTCGCCGAGTCCGCCGCCCGCCCCGACCGGCCGAAGTCCGCGGTCGGCCTGAGCGCCGCCGACTTCACCCCGGCCGCCTTCTCGACGTCGTACTCGCGCGGCGCCGACCAGGAGGTCTCCGTCGTCGTACGCAAGTCCGTGCGCGACAAGGAGCTCAAGTACCGCGTCAACGGCGGCCGTACGCAGGACAGGGCGCTCAAGGCATGGAAGGGCGGCGAGACGTACGGCGGGGAGGACAACCTCTACTTCGACGAGTACCGGGCCGAGGTCGAGGACGGCGACCCGGGCGACAAGGTCGAGGTGTGGTTCACCGGCGAGACGAAGAGCGGAAAGCCGGTCTCCAGCGAGCACTTCACCTACACCGTGGCCGAACGGCCGCGCGCGGACACCCTCGTCGTCGCCGAGGAGGGCGCGGCCGCCACACAGGCGCAGACGTACGTCGACGCGCTGAAGGCGAACGGCCGCAAGGCGCTCGTGTGGGACGTCGCCACGCAGGGCGCGCCCGACGCGCTGGGGGTCCTCGGGCACTTCAAGACGGTCGTCCACTACACCGGCGCGAACGTCCCCGGCATCGCCACTCAGCTCCAGCTGCGGGCCCACCTCAACGAGGGCGGCAAGCTGATCGAGGCCGGGGAGCAGGCGGGCGGCAACGTCGATCTCGGCGGCGGCACCCTGTCGAACGACTTCGGTCAGTACTACCTGGGCGCCTACACACGGGCGTCGACCCCCGGGGCCACCGGCTTCACCGGCTCCGGCAGGCTCGGCGGCTTCACCGGCGCGCTCACCGGGGCGACCGGCAACCCGCTGGACCGCGCCGGAACGTACGGCGTGACCTCGGACGAACTGCCCGTCGACAAGTTCCCCCAGTTCGCCAGCGCGGGCGCGGGCCAGTTCGCCGGGACCGGCAACCCGTACGGACCTCATGCGGGCGCCTCCATGGCCGCCGCAGTCCACACCGACGACGCCTACAAGCGGCTCACCCGCACCGTGGACCTCACCGGCGTCACCGCGGCCGACAAGCCCACCCTGCGCACCCAGTTGCTGTGGGACACCGAGCCCGGCTACGACAACGTGCTGGTCGAGGCCCACACCACGGGGGCCGACGACTGGACGACGCTCCCGGAGGCGGGCGGCGCCACCCGCACCACCGTGCCGGAGGACTGCTCGGGCGGCTACTACGTGGGCGAGCACCCCTGGCTCGAGCACTACCTGACCGTCGGTGCCGGCGGCTGCACCGCGACGGGCACCACCGGCTCGTGGAACGCCCTCACCGGCGCCTCCGGGGGCTGGCGGCAGGTGAACTTCGACCTGAGCGCGTACGCGGGCAAGTCGGTCGAGGTCTCGATCAGCTACGTCTCCGACCCGGGCAGCGGCGGCCGCGGTGTCCTCGCCGACGACGCCTCGCTCGTCGTCGGTGGCACGGCCACCGAGACCGAGGGCTTCGAGACGTCACTGGGCGCCTGGAAGGTCGCCGGACCGCCCGCGGGCAGCCCGGCCGTCCTCAAGGACTGGGCACGCACCGGGGCCCTGTTCCAGACATACGGAGCGGTCACCACGGACGACACCGTGCTGCTGGGCTTCGGCCTGGAGCACGTCGCCTCGGCGGCCGACCGCACGGCCCTGCTCAAGAAGGCGCTTACCGCCCTCAAAGGGTGA
- the whiA gene encoding DNA-binding protein WhiA, whose translation MAMTAAVKDEISRLPVTRTCCRKAEVSAVLRFAGGLHLVSGRIVIEAELDTAMAARRLKRDILEIFGHSSELIVMAPGGLRRGSRYVVRVVAGGDQLARQTGLVDGRGRPIRGLPPQVVSGATCDAEAAWRGAFLAHGSLTEPGRSSSLEVTCPGPEAALALVGAARRLSIAAKAREVRGVDRVVVRDGDAIGALLTRLGAHESVLAWEERRMRREVRATANRLANFDDANLRRSARAAVAAGARVQRALEILGDDVPEHLAAAGRLRMEHKQASLEELGALADPPLTKDAVAGRIRRLLAMADKRAQDLGIPGTESSITEEMADNLVG comes from the coding sequence ATGGCGATGACGGCAGCGGTGAAGGACGAGATCTCCCGGCTCCCCGTCACCCGGACCTGCTGCAGGAAGGCAGAGGTCTCCGCCGTTCTGCGGTTCGCCGGCGGCCTCCACCTGGTGAGCGGGCGCATCGTGATCGAGGCGGAGCTGGACACCGCGATGGCGGCTCGCCGCCTGAAGCGGGACATCCTGGAGATCTTCGGCCACAGCTCCGAACTGATCGTGATGGCGCCGGGCGGGCTGCGCCGCGGTTCGCGGTACGTCGTCCGGGTCGTCGCCGGCGGTGACCAGCTGGCCCGGCAGACCGGCCTGGTCGACGGCCGCGGCCGCCCGATCCGCGGCCTGCCCCCGCAGGTGGTCTCCGGGGCCACCTGCGACGCGGAGGCCGCCTGGCGCGGGGCCTTCCTGGCGCACGGCTCGCTCACCGAGCCCGGCCGCTCCTCCTCCCTGGAGGTGACCTGCCCGGGTCCCGAGGCCGCTCTCGCCCTGGTCGGCGCCGCGCGCCGCCTGTCGATCGCCGCCAAGGCCCGCGAGGTGCGCGGCGTGGACCGGGTCGTCGTCCGCGACGGCGACGCCATCGGCGCCCTGCTCACCCGGCTCGGCGCCCACGAGTCGGTGCTGGCGTGGGAGGAGCGGCGGATGCGCCGCGAGGTGCGGGCCACGGCGAACCGTCTCGCCAACTTCGACGACGCCAACCTGCGCCGCTCCGCGCGCGCGGCCGTCGCCGCCGGCGCCCGGGTCCAGCGGGCCCTGGAGATCCTCGGCGACGACGTCCCCGAGCACCTCGCCGCCGCCGGCCGGCTGCGCATGGAGCACAAGCAGGCCTCCCTGGAGGAGCTGGGCGCGCTCGCCGATCCGCCGCTGACCAAGGACGCCGTCGCCGGCCGTATCCGCCGTCTGCTGGCGATGGCCGACAAGCGGGCCCAGGACCTCGGCATCCCGGGCACGGAGTCCAGCATCACCGAGGAGATGGCGGACAACCTCGTGGGGTGA
- the yvcK gene encoding uridine diphosphate-N-acetylglucosamine-binding protein YvcK — MTGRTPRLSKLRRAVPEGRASRPVEARGAKPRRRGAQPKVVALGGGMGLSASLAALRRITGDLTAVVTVADDGGSSGRLRDELGVLPPGDLRKALAALCGDDDWGQTWARVIQHRFQSKGDLHEHAVGNLLIVALWEQLGDHVQALDLVGKLLGAHGRVLPMSAVPLELQALVKGHDPDRPEEVDTVRGQATVALTTGEVQSVHLVPNDPPAVPEAVEAVLDADWVVLGPGSWFSSVIPHLLVPELLDALTQTKARRVLSLNLAPQPGETEGFSPQRHLEVLGRHAPKLALDVVLADEAAVPDRDVLTEAAKRLGAAVELAPVARRDGSPRHDPELLAAAYDRIFRMHGRIGPWR; from the coding sequence ATGACGGGACGTACTCCGCGGCTGAGCAAGCTGCGCCGTGCGGTGCCCGAGGGGCGCGCGAGCAGGCCCGTCGAGGCCCGCGGCGCCAAACCGCGCCGCCGGGGCGCCCAGCCCAAGGTGGTCGCCCTCGGCGGCGGCATGGGCCTGTCCGCCTCGCTCGCCGCACTGCGCCGGATCACCGGCGACCTCACCGCCGTCGTCACCGTGGCCGACGACGGCGGCTCCAGCGGGCGCCTGCGCGACGAGCTGGGGGTGCTGCCGCCCGGCGACCTGCGCAAGGCGCTGGCCGCGCTGTGCGGCGACGACGACTGGGGCCAGACCTGGGCCCGCGTCATCCAGCACCGTTTCCAGTCCAAGGGCGACCTGCACGAACACGCGGTCGGGAACCTGCTGATCGTCGCCCTGTGGGAGCAGCTCGGCGACCACGTCCAGGCCCTCGATCTGGTCGGCAAGCTCCTCGGCGCGCACGGACGCGTGCTGCCCATGTCCGCCGTACCCCTGGAGCTCCAGGCCCTGGTCAAGGGCCACGACCCGGACCGGCCCGAGGAGGTCGACACCGTGCGGGGCCAGGCGACCGTGGCCCTCACCACCGGCGAGGTGCAGTCCGTGCACCTCGTGCCGAACGACCCGCCGGCCGTACCCGAGGCCGTGGAAGCCGTCCTCGACGCGGACTGGGTGGTCCTCGGCCCCGGCTCCTGGTTCTCCTCGGTCATCCCGCACCTGCTCGTACCCGAGCTGCTGGACGCCCTCACCCAGACGAAGGCACGCCGGGTACTCTCGCTGAACCTCGCCCCGCAGCCCGGAGAAACCGAAGGCTTCTCCCCGCAGCGTCATTTGGAGGTTTTGGGACGACACGCCCCTAAACTCGCCCTGGACGTGGTGCTGGCCGACGAGGCCGCCGTGCCCGACCGCGATGTGCTCACCGAGGCCGCCAAGCGGCTCGGTGCCGCGGTCGAGCTGGCCCCGGTCGCCCGGAGAGATGGTTCTCCACGGCACGACCCGGAGCTGCTGGCCGCCGCGTACGACCGTATTTTTCGGATGCATGGAAGGATCGGCCCATGGCGATGA
- the rapZ gene encoding RNase adapter RapZ, which produces MNVNEHDEQQGQDQAGDGAQVSTGTPTETSAVPDAAIPELVIISGMSGAGRSTAAKCLEDLGWFVVDNLPPALIPTMVELGARSQGNVARIAVVVDVRGRRFFDNLRESLADLDSRQVTRRIVFLESSDEALVRRFESVRRPHPLQGDGRIVDGIAAERELLRELRGDADLVIDTSSLNVHELRAKMDAQFAGEEEPELRATVMSFGFKYGLPVDADLVADMRFLPNPHWVPELRPFNGLNEEVSAYVFNQPGAKEFLDRYAELLRLIAAGYRREGKRYVTIAIGCTGGKHRSVATSEKLAARLAAEGVETVVVHRDMGRE; this is translated from the coding sequence ATGAATGTGAACGAGCACGACGAGCAACAAGGCCAAGACCAAGCCGGAGACGGAGCACAGGTGAGTACGGGCACGCCCACCGAGACGAGCGCAGTCCCGGACGCCGCGATCCCCGAGCTGGTGATCATCTCCGGCATGTCCGGAGCCGGCCGCTCGACGGCCGCCAAGTGTCTGGAGGACCTGGGCTGGTTCGTCGTCGACAACCTCCCGCCCGCGCTGATCCCCACCATGGTGGAGCTCGGCGCCCGCTCCCAGGGCAACGTGGCGCGGATCGCGGTCGTCGTCGACGTCCGCGGCCGCCGCTTCTTCGACAACCTCCGCGAATCCCTCGCCGACCTCGACAGCAGGCAGGTCACCCGGCGGATCGTCTTCCTGGAGTCCTCCGACGAGGCCCTGGTGCGCCGCTTCGAGTCGGTGCGCCGCCCGCACCCCCTCCAGGGCGACGGCCGCATCGTCGACGGCATCGCCGCCGAGCGCGAGCTGCTGCGCGAGCTGCGCGGCGACGCCGACCTGGTGATCGACACCTCCAGCCTGAACGTGCACGAGCTGCGCGCCAAGATGGACGCCCAGTTCGCCGGCGAGGAGGAGCCCGAGCTGCGGGCCACCGTCATGTCCTTCGGCTTCAAGTACGGCCTCCCGGTCGACGCCGACCTGGTCGCGGACATGCGGTTCCTCCCCAACCCGCACTGGGTCCCGGAGCTGCGCCCCTTCAACGGCCTCAACGAGGAGGTCTCGGCGTACGTCTTCAACCAGCCCGGCGCCAAGGAGTTCCTCGACCGGTACGCCGAGCTGCTCCGGCTGATCGCGGCCGGATACCGGCGTGAGGGCAAGCGGTACGTGACCATCGCCATCGGGTGTACGGGCGGCAAGCACCGCTCGGTCGCCACGTCGGAGAAGCTCGCCGCGCGCCTCGCGGCCGAGGGTGTGGAGACGGTGGTCGTGCACCGGGACATGGGACGCGAATGA
- the uvrC gene encoding excinuclease ABC subunit UvrC — protein MADPSSYRPSPGQIPDSPGVYRFRDEHRRVIYVGKAKSLRQRLANYFQDLAGLHPRTRTMVTTAASVEWTVVSTEVEALQLEYSWIKEYDPRFNVKYRDDKSYPYLAVTMNEEFPRVQVMRGHKKKGVRYFGPYAHAWAIRDTVDLLLRVFPVRTCSAGVFKNAARTGRPCLLGYIGKCSAPCVGRVSADEHRELADDFCDFMAGRTGTYLRRLEKQMKAAAEEMEYERAARLRDDIEALKRAMEKNAVVLADATDADLIAVAEDELEAAVQIFHVRGGRVRGQRGWVTDKVEEITTGALVEHALQQLYGEEKGDAVPKEVLVPALPDPVEPVQEWLTERRGSNAALRIPQRGDKKDLMETVQRNAQQALVLHKTKRASDLTTRSRALEEIAEALDLDSAPLRIECYDISHLQGDDVVASMVVFEDGLQRKSEYRRFQIKGRVGDTQIWHGAGQDDVRSMHEVIARRFKRYLAEKEKTGEWADGEELKDDDGRPKRFAYPPQLVVVDGGQPQVAAAKKALDELGIDDIAVCGLAKRLEEVWLPDEDDPVVLPRTSEGLYLLQRVRDEAHRFAITYQRTKRAKRFRSSPLDDVPGLGDARKQALLKHFGSLKKLRSATIDQICEVPGIGRKTAETIAVALAQAAPATPAVNTATGEIMEEEPGTMDSSGEPVTMGAPDERRGQET, from the coding sequence ATGGCCGATCCCTCCAGCTACCGCCCCTCTCCGGGACAGATCCCGGACTCTCCCGGGGTGTACAGGTTCCGTGACGAGCACCGCCGGGTGATCTACGTCGGAAAGGCGAAGAGCCTGCGCCAACGCCTGGCGAACTACTTCCAGGACCTGGCAGGCCTCCACCCCCGGACCCGCACCATGGTCACCACGGCCGCGTCCGTGGAGTGGACGGTGGTGTCCACGGAGGTCGAGGCCCTGCAGCTGGAGTACTCCTGGATCAAGGAGTACGACCCCCGGTTCAACGTCAAGTACCGCGACGACAAGAGCTACCCGTACCTCGCGGTGACGATGAACGAGGAGTTCCCGCGCGTACAGGTGATGCGCGGTCACAAGAAGAAGGGCGTCAGGTATTTCGGGCCGTACGCGCACGCGTGGGCGATCCGCGACACCGTCGACCTCCTCCTGCGCGTCTTCCCGGTCCGCACCTGCTCCGCCGGCGTCTTCAAGAACGCCGCCCGCACCGGCCGCCCCTGCCTGCTCGGCTACATCGGCAAGTGCTCCGCACCCTGCGTCGGCCGGGTCTCCGCCGACGAGCACCGAGAACTCGCCGACGATTTCTGCGACTTCATGGCCGGCCGTACGGGCACGTACCTGCGCCGTCTGGAGAAGCAGATGAAGGCGGCCGCCGAGGAGATGGAGTACGAGCGCGCGGCTCGCCTGCGCGACGACATCGAGGCCCTGAAGAGGGCCATGGAGAAGAACGCGGTCGTGCTCGCCGACGCGACCGACGCCGATCTGATCGCGGTCGCCGAGGACGAGCTGGAAGCGGCCGTGCAGATCTTCCACGTCCGCGGCGGACGCGTGCGCGGCCAGCGCGGCTGGGTGACCGACAAGGTCGAGGAGATCACCACCGGCGCCCTGGTCGAGCACGCCCTCCAGCAGCTCTACGGCGAGGAGAAGGGCGACGCGGTCCCCAAGGAGGTCCTCGTCCCGGCCCTGCCCGACCCGGTGGAGCCCGTCCAGGAGTGGCTGACCGAGCGCCGCGGGTCCAATGCCGCGCTGCGCATCCCGCAGCGCGGCGACAAGAAGGACCTCATGGAGACCGTGCAGCGCAACGCCCAGCAGGCGCTCGTGCTGCACAAGACCAAGCGCGCCTCCGACCTGACCACGCGCTCGCGCGCGCTGGAGGAGATCGCCGAGGCCCTCGACCTGGACAGCGCCCCGCTCAGGATCGAGTGCTACGACATCTCCCACCTCCAGGGCGACGACGTCGTGGCCTCCATGGTCGTCTTCGAGGACGGCCTGCAGCGCAAGAGCGAGTACCGCCGCTTCCAGATCAAAGGTCGTGTCGGAGACACGCAAATCTGGCACGGTGCCGGGCAGGACGACGTCCGCTCCATGCATGAGGTGATCGCCCGCCGCTTCAAGCGCTACCTCGCCGAGAAGGAGAAGACGGGGGAGTGGGCCGACGGAGAAGAGCTCAAGGACGACGACGGCCGCCCCAAGCGCTTCGCCTACCCGCCCCAGCTCGTCGTCGTCGACGGCGGCCAGCCGCAGGTCGCGGCCGCCAAGAAGGCCCTCGACGAGCTCGGCATCGACGACATCGCCGTCTGCGGGCTCGCCAAGCGCCTGGAGGAGGTCTGGCTGCCGGACGAGGACGACCCGGTGGTCCTGCCCCGCACCAGCGAGGGCCTCTACCTGCTCCAACGGGTCCGGGACGAGGCCCACCGCTTCGCGATCACCTACCAGCGCACCAAGAGGGCCAAGCGCTTCAGGTCGAGCCCCTTGGACGACGTGCCGGGGCTCGGGGACGCGCGCAAGCAGGCCCTGCTGAAGCATTTCGGTTCGTTGAAGAAACTGCGATCCGCCACCATCGACCAGATCTGCGAGGTACCCGGCATAGGCCGCAAGACGGCCGAGACCATCGCCGTGGCTCTCGCCCAGGCGGCTCCGGCCACGCCGGCCGTGAACACGGCGACTGGAGAGATCATGGAAGAGGAACCCGGCACCATGGATTCCAGTGGGGAACCCGTGACGATGGGCGCCCCGGACGAACGACGGGGGCAGGAGACATGA
- a CDS encoding LacI family DNA-binding transcriptional regulator encodes MPTMADVARSAGVSVATVSHVLNDTRPVLPHTRQAVLDAIDELGYTPNTLARSLVTSRTRSIGLAVSAISNPYFTEILQGVEASALEHGYSLLIADPHDDPEHERKVVQLLHERRVDGMIVAPSADPRELVAYLGRHDVPTVFLDRLLDLPKDGVARFDQVCADSAEPTAQLVTHLAGLGHRRIALVAGRPGLSTTRERITGYRHGLAAAGLAYDERLVVHGDSEVAGAERATAALLSLAAPPTGLVTANNAMTIGALRALRVRGLSVPDDIALCCFDDFAWADLFAPRLTAIAQPSKDLGAQAVRLLLDRLAAPDRPARTVRLACTFVHRTSCGCPAEPEHAAQPQQSEKGTVS; translated from the coding sequence ATGCCGACCATGGCCGACGTCGCACGCAGCGCCGGTGTGTCCGTGGCGACCGTCTCGCACGTACTGAACGACACCCGGCCGGTGCTGCCCCACACCCGCCAGGCCGTGCTGGACGCCATCGACGAGCTCGGCTACACACCCAACACCCTCGCCCGCTCGCTGGTGACCTCCCGGACGCGGTCCATCGGCCTCGCGGTGTCGGCGATCAGCAACCCGTACTTCACGGAGATCCTCCAGGGAGTCGAGGCCAGTGCCCTGGAGCACGGCTACAGCCTGCTCATCGCGGATCCGCACGACGATCCGGAGCACGAGCGCAAGGTCGTCCAGCTCCTGCACGAACGACGGGTGGACGGCATGATCGTCGCCCCCTCCGCGGATCCGCGCGAGCTCGTCGCCTACCTGGGGCGTCACGACGTACCGACCGTGTTCCTCGACCGGCTGCTCGACTTGCCCAAAGACGGCGTGGCGCGCTTCGACCAGGTCTGTGCCGACAGCGCCGAACCGACGGCCCAGTTGGTCACCCACCTCGCCGGACTCGGCCACCGGCGGATCGCCCTGGTCGCGGGCCGGCCGGGGCTGAGCACGACCAGGGAGCGGATCACCGGGTACCGGCACGGCCTGGCCGCCGCCGGGCTCGCCTACGACGAGCGGCTCGTCGTGCACGGGGACTCCGAGGTGGCCGGGGCCGAACGCGCCACCGCGGCCCTGCTGTCCCTCGCCGCGCCGCCCACCGGGCTCGTCACGGCCAACAACGCGATGACCATCGGGGCTCTGCGCGCGCTGCGCGTCCGTGGCCTGTCGGTACCCGACGACATCGCGCTGTGCTGCTTCGACGACTTCGCCTGGGCGGACCTGTTCGCTCCCCGGCTCACCGCGATCGCCCAGCCCAGCAAGGACCTGGGCGCCCAGGCGGTCCGGCTGCTCCTGGACCGCCTCGCCGCACCGGACCGGCCCGCCCGGACCGTGCGGCTCGCCTGCACCTTCGTCCACCGCACCTCGTGCGGCTGCCCCGCCGAGCCGGAGCACGCCGCGCAGCCCCAGCAGTCCGAGAAAGGAACCGTCTCGTGA